From a region of the Lepus europaeus isolate LE1 chromosome 17, mLepTim1.pri, whole genome shotgun sequence genome:
- the ZSWIM8 gene encoding zinc finger SWIM domain-containing protein 8 isoform X2 has protein sequence MELMFAEWEDGERFSFEDSDRFEEDSLCSFISEAESLCQNWRGWRKQSAGPNSPTGGGGGGGGGGTRMRDGLVIPLVELSAKQVAFHIPFEVVEKVYPPVPEQLQLRIAFWSFPENEEDIRLYSCLANGSADEFQRGDQLFRMRAVKDPLQIGFHLSATVVPPQMVPPKGAYNVAVMFDRCRVTSCSCTCGAGAKWCTHVVALCLFRIHNASAVCLRAPVSESLSRLQRDQLQKFAQYLISELPQQILPTAQRLLDELLSSQSTAINTVCGAPDPTAGPSASDQSTWYLDESTLTDNIKKTLHKFCGPSPVVFSDVNSMYLSSTEPPAAAEWACLLRPLRGREPEGVWNLLSIVREMFKRRDSNAAPLLEILTDQCLTYEQITGWWYSVRTSASHSSASGHTGRSNGQSEVAAHACASMCDEMVTLWRLAVLDPALSPQRRRELCAQLRQWQLKVIENVKRGQHKKTLERLFPGFRPAVEACYFNWEEAYPLPGVTYSGTDRKLALCWARALPPRPGASRSGGLEESRDRSRPLPTEPAVRPKEPGAKRKGLGEGVPSSQRGPRRLSTEGGDKALHKMGPGGGKAKALGGSGSGSKGSAGSVSKRRLSSEDSSLEPDLAEMSLDDSSLALGAEASTFGGFPESPPPCHPSGVSRGPSAFLPEPPDTYEEDGGVYFSEGPEPPTASAGPPGLLPGEVCTRDELPSTDESGNGLSKTKEAAPAVGEEDDDYQAYYLNAQDGAGGEEEKAEGGAGEEHDLFAGLKPLEQESRMEVLFACAEALHAHGYSSEASRLTVELAQDLLANPPDLKGKKNKVSTSRQTWVATNTLTKAAFLLTVLSERPEHHNLAFRVGMFALELQRPPASTKALEVKLAYQESEVATLLKKIPLGPSEMSTMRCRAEELREGTLCDYRPVLPLMLASFIFDVLCAPVVSPTGSRPPSRNWSNEMPGDEELGFEAAVAALGMKTTVSEAEHPLLCEGTRREKGDLALSLMITYKDDQAKLKKILDKLLDRESQTHKPQTLSSFYSSSRPAAASQRSPSKHGGPSAPGALQPLTSGSAAAAQPGSVAGAGPGPTEGFTEKNVLESSPHSPCEGLPSEAALTPRPEGKVPSRLALGSRGGYNGRGWGSPGRPKKKHTGMASIDSSAPETTSDSSPTLSRRPLRGGWAPTSWGRGQDSDSISSSSSDSLGSSSSSGSRRASASGGARAKTVEVGRYKGRRPESHAPHVPNQPSEAAAHFYFELAKTVLIKAGGNSSTSIFTHPSSSGGHQGPHRNLHLCAFEIGLYALGLHNFVSPNWLSRTYSSHVSWITGQAMEIGSAALTILVECWDGHLTPPEVASLADRASRARDSNMVRAAAELALSCLPHAHALNPNEIQRALVQCKEQDNLMLEKACMAVEEAAKGGGVYPEVLFEVAHQWFWLYEQTAGGSSTAREGATSCSASGIRAAGEAGRGLPEGRGGPGTEPVTVAAAAAAVTAAATVVPVISVGSSLYPGPGLGHGHSPGLHPYTALQPHLPCSPQYLTHPAHPAHPLPHMPRPAVFPVPSSAYPQGVHPAFLGAQYPYSVTPPSLAATAVSFPVPSMAPITVHPYHTEPGLPLPTSVALSSVHPASTFPAIQGASLPALTTQPSPLVSGGFPPPEEETHSQPVNPHSLHHLHAAYRVGMLALEMLGRRAHNDHPNNFSRSPPYTDDVKWLLGLAAKLGDRHGDAAAAEPCSRPQPSACPGLPPTGAALPAGIHAVHPPPLDPPDPCRLRRLCECDPQCPQRLLPDTHGHDAVQRHPAEPQTQQTDQGAVAAGLTRDDHLLPLSLAPIGPYTGTQACGYGGLSHSGSESWLDRSSPLSSLVAQTGSCSWAVAWGQDVSDPRSLGLGETALSGRGRWVASGIYLAFINI, from the exons ATGGAGCTGATGTTCGCCGAGTGGGAGGACGGCGAGCGCTTCTCATTCGAGGATTCGGACCGCTTTGAGGAGGATTCCCTCTGCTCCTTCATCTCCGAGGCCGAGAGCCTCTGCCAGAACTGGCGGGGATGGCGCAAACAGTCGGCGGGGCCCAACTCTCCTACCGGCGGCGGGGGCggaggtggcggcggcggcaCCAGAATGCGAG ATGGACTGGTGATCCCACTGGTGGAGCTGTCAGCAAAGCAGGTGGCATTTCACATCCCATTTGAAGTGGTGGAGAAGGTGTACCCCCCAGTGCCCGAGCAGCTGCAGCTCCGAATTGCTTTTTGGAGCTTCCCTGAGAATGAAGAGGACATTCG GCTGTATTCATGTCTGGCCAATGGCAGCGCGGACGAGTTCCAGCGAGGGGATCAGCTGTTCCGCATGCGGGCTGTGAAGGACCCACTACAGATAG GGTTCCACCTGAGTGCTACAGTGGTACCGCCTCAGATGGTCCCTCCTAAAGGGGCCTACAACGTGGCCGTGATGTTTGACCGCTGCCGGGTCACTTCCTGTAGCTGTACCTGTGGGGCTGGGGCCAAATGGTGCACCCACGTCGTGGCCCTCTGTCTCTTCCGCATCCACAAC GCTTCCGCAGTGTGCCTGCGTGCCCCAGTCTCCGAGTCCCTGTCTCGGCTGCAGAGGGACCAGCTGCAGAAGTTTGCTCAGTACCTCATCAGTGAGCTTCCTCAGCAG ATTCTTCCCACAGCCCAGCGTCTCCTGGATGAGCTCCTTTCTTCCCAGTCCACCGCCATCAACACAGTGTGTGGAGCCCCAG ACCCcacggcagggccctctgcctcggACCAGAGCACCTGGTATTTGGATGAGTCCACGCTCACCGACAACATCAAGAAGACTCTGCACAAGTTCTGCGGCCCCTCCCCCGTGGTCTTCAG TGATGTGAACTCAATGTATCTGTCTTCCACGGAGCCTCCGGCCGCTGCTGAATGGGCATGTCTGCTGCGCCCTCTGAGGGGCCGCGAACCCGAGGGCGTCTGGAACCTGCTGAGCATTGTGCGGGAGATGTTCAAGCGGAGGGACAGCAATGCTGCCCCGCTGTTGGAAATCCTCACTGACCAGTGCCTCACCTACGAACAG ATAACAGGCTGGTGGTACAGCGTGCGCACCTCAGCCTCACACAGCAGCGCCAGCGGGCACACAGGCCGCAGCAATGGGCAGTCAGAGGTGGCAGCCCACGCGTGCGCCAGCATGTGTGATGAGATGGTCACACTGTGGAGGCTGGCCGTGTTGGACCCTGCACTCAGCCCCCAGCG CCGCCGGGAATTGTGTGCGCAGCTGCGCCAGTGGCAGCTGAAGGTGATTGAGAACGTAAAGCGGGGACAGCACAAGAAGACCCTGGAGAGGctcttccctggcttccggcCAGCCGTGGAGGCCTGCTACTTCAACTGGGAAGAGGCCTACCCACTTCCTGGTGTTACCTACAGCGGCACTGACCGGAAGCTGGCACTCTGCTGGGCCCGGGCCCTGCCCCCTCGGCCAGGTGCCTCCCGTTCTGGGGGCCTGGAGGAATCCCGCGATCGGTCCCGACCTCTTCCCACTGAGCCAGCTGTGCGGCCTAAGGAGCCTGGGGCCAAGCGCAAGGGATTGGGTGAGGGGGTTCCCTCATCGCAGCGGGGTCCCCGCCGCCTCTCCACTGAAGGGGGAGATAAGGCTCTGCATAAGATGGGTCCAGGTGGGGGAAAAGCCAAGGCACTGGGAGGGTCTGGCAGTGGCAGCAAGGGCTCGGCAGGCAGCGTGAGTAAGCGACGGCTGAGCAGTGAGGACAGCTCCCTGGAGCCAGATCTGGCGGAGATGAGCCTGGATGacagcagcctggccctgggtgcAGAAGCCAGCACCTTTGGTGGATTTCCCGAGAGCCCTCCACCCTGCCATCCCTCTGGTGTGTCTCGAGGGCCTTCCGCCTTCCTTCCTGAGCCCCCAGATACTTACGAAGAAGATGGGGGCGTGTACTTCTCGGAGGGGCCTGAGCCTCCCACAGCCTCTGCTgggccccctggcctgctgcctggGGAGGTCTGCACCCGGGATGAACTCCCTTCCACAGATGAGAGTGGCAATGGGCTCTCCAAAACCAAAGAGGCAGCCCCAGCAGTTGGAGAGGAAGATGACGACTACCAGGCTTATTATCTGAATGCCCAGGACGGGGCTGGGGGCGAGGAGGAGAAGgccgagggcggggctggggaggagcacGACCTGTTTGCCGGGCTAAAGCCGCTGGAACAGGAGAGCCGCATGGAG GTATTATTTGCCTGTGCTGAGGCCCTGCATGCGCACGGCTATAGCAGTGAGGCCTCTCGCCTCACGGTGGAGCTTGCCCAGGACCTGCTAGCCAACCCACCCGACCTCAAG GGCAAGAAGAACAAGGTATCCACAAGCCGTCAGACATGGGTGGCTACCAACACCCTGACCAAGGCAGCCTTCCTGTTGACGGTGCTAAGTGAGCGCCCAGAGCATCATAACCTGGCCTTCCGAGTTGGCATGTTTGCCTTGGAGCTACAGCGGCCCCCAGCTTCTACCAAGGCCTTGGAG GTGAAGCTGGCATACCAGGAGTCTGAGGTGGCCACTCTACTCAAGAAGATCCCTCTGGGTCCCAGTGAGATGAGTACCATGCGGTGTCGAGCTGAAGAGCTTCGGGAAGGGACGCTCTGTGACTATCGGCCTGTGTTGCCCCTCATGTTGGCCAGTTTCATCTTTGATGTTCTCTGTGCTCCAG TGGTTTCTCCCACGGGTTCCCGGCCCCCAAGTCGCAACTGGAGCAATGAGATGCCTGGGGATGAGGAACTGGGATTCGAAGCAGCAGTTGCTGCCTTGG GCATGAAGACAACTGTAAGCGAGGCAGAACATCCCCTCCTGTGTGAAGGCACACGTCGGGAGAAGGGTGACCTGGCATTATCGCTGATGATCACTTACAAGGACGACCAGGCCAAGCTCAAGAAG ATCTTGGATAAACTTTTGGACCGAGAGAGCCAGACCCATAAGCCACAGACGTTGAGTTCTTTCTACTCATCTAGTCGCCCAGCAGCCGCCAGCCAGAGGTCTCCGTCAAAGCACGGGGGCCCGTCTGcccctggggccctgcaaccactgACCTCAGGCTCTGCAGCAGCTGCTCAGCCAGGGagtgtggcaggggctgggccaggccccactgAGGGCTTCACAGAGAAGAATGTGCTTG AAAGTTCCCCCCATTCCCCCTgtgaaggtcttccatctgaggcAGCTTTGACTCCAAGGCCGGAGGGGAAGGTTCCCAGCCGCCTGGCACTTGGCAGTCGAGGAGGCTACAATGGACGGGGCTGGGGCTCCCCAGGGCGGCCTAAGAAGAAGCATACAG GCATGGCCAGCATTGACAGCAGTGCCCCTGAAACAACATCGGACAGCTCCCCCACCTTAAGCCGGAGGCCACTTCGAGGGGGCTGGGCCCCCACTTCCTGGGGTCGAGGACAAGACAGTGACAGCATTAGCAGCTCTTCCTCAGACTCCCTGGGCTCCTCATCCTCCAGTGGAAGTCGCCGAGCCAGTGCCAGTGGAGGGGCCCGGGCCAAGACGGTTGAGGTTGGCAG GTACAAGGGCCGCCGCCCCGAGAGTCATGCCCCCCATGTACCCAATCAGCCATCAGAGGCAGCTGCACACTTCTACTTCGAGCTGGCGAAGACGGTGCTGATCAAGGCAGGGGGCAACAGCAGCACTTCCATTTTCACACATCCATCTTCCTCAGGGGGCCACCAGGGTCCTCACCGCAACCTGCACCTTTGCGCCTTCGAGATTGGGCTTTATGCCCTTGGCCTGCACAACTTTGTCTCTCCCAACTGGCTCTCCCGTACCTATTCTTCCCACGTTTCTTGGATTACAG GCCAGGCAATGGAGATCGGCAGCGCAGCCCTGACTATACTGGTAGAGTGCTGGGATGGACATCTGACACCCCCTGAGGTGGCGTCACTGGCTGACAGGGCATCACGGGCACGAGACTCCAATATGGTGAGGGCGGCAGCAGAGTTGGCCCTGAGCTGCCTGCCTCATGCCCATGCGCTGAACCCCAATGAGATCCAGCGGGCCCTGGTGCAGTGCAAGGAGCAG GACAACCTGATGTTGGAGAAGGCCTGCATGGCAGTGGAAGAGGCGGCTAAGGGTGGGGGCGTATACCCCGAAGTGTTGTTTGAGGTTGCTCACCAGTGGTTCTGGCTATATGAGCAAACAGCAGGTGGCTCATCCACAGCCCGTGAAGGGGCTACAAGCTGTAGTGCCAGTGGGATTAGggcagctggggaggctgggcGGGGGCTGCCTGAGGGCAGGGGGGGCCCAGGGACTGAGCCAGTTACAGtggcagcggcggcagcagcagtgACAGCAGCAGCCACAGTAGTGCCAGTCATCTCAGTCGGGTCCAGTTTATATCCAGGTCCAGGTCTGGGGCATGGTCACTCTCCTGGCCTGCACCCCTACACTGCTCTACAGCCCCACCTACCCTGTAGCCCTCAGTACCTCACACACCCAGCTCACCCTGCCCACCCCTTGCCTCATATGCCCCGGCCTGCTGTCTTCCCTGTGCCCAGCTCTGCATACCCACAG GGTGTGCATCCTGCATTCCTGGGGGCTCAGTACCCTTACTCGGTGACTCCTCCCTCACTTGCTGCCACTGCTGTGTCTTTCCCCGTCCCTTCCATGGCACCCATCACAGTACATCCCTACCATACAGAGCCAGGGCTGCCACTGCCCACCAGTGTGGCCT TGAGCAGCGTCCATCCAGCATCTACATTTCCAGCCATCCAGGGTGCCTCACTGCCTGCCCTGACCACACAGCCCAGCCCTCTGGTGAGCGGGGGCTTTCCACCGCCCGAGGAGGAGACTCACAGTCAACCGGTCAATCCGCACAGCCTGCACCACCTGCACGCTGCCTACCGTGTCG GGATGCTGGCGTTGGAGATGCTGGGTCGCCGGGCACACAACGATCACCCCAACAACTTCTCCCGCTCTCCCCCATACACTGATGATGTCAAATGGTTGCTGGGGCTGGCAGCAAAGCTGG GAGATCGTCATGGAGACGCTGCAGCGGCTGAGCCCTGCTCACGCCCACAACCATCTGCGTGCCCCGGCCTTCCACCAACTGGTGCAGCGCTGCCAGCAGGCATACATGCAG TACATCCACCACCGCTTGATCCACCTGACCCCTGCCGACTACGACGACTTTGTGAATGCGATCCGCAGTGCCCGCAGCGCCTTCTGCCTGACACCCATGGGCATGATGCAGTTCAACGACATCCTGCAGAACCTCAAACGCAGCAAACAGACCAAGGAGCTGTGGCAGCGGGTCTCACTCGAGATGACCACCTTCTCCCCCTGAGTCTGGCCCCCATTGGGCCCTATACAGGGACACAGGCCTGTGGCTATGGGGGCCTTTCACACAGTGGGAGTGAATCTTGGCTGGACAGATCATCCCCACTCAGTTCCCTGGTAGCCCAGACTGGCAGCTGCTCTTGGGCTGTAGCTTGGGGCCAAGATGTCTCAGACCCTAGAAGCCTAGGGCTGGGAGAGACAGCCCTGTCTGGGAGGGGGCGCTGGGTGGCTTCTGGTATTTATTtggcatttataaatatataa
- the ZSWIM8 gene encoding zinc finger SWIM domain-containing protein 8 isoform X4 — protein MELMFAEWEDGERFSFEDSDRFEEDSLCSFISEAESLCQNWRGWRKQSAGPNSPTGGGGGGGGGGTRMRDGLVIPLVELSAKQVAFHIPFEVVEKVYPPVPEQLQLRIAFWSFPENEEDIRLYSCLANGSADEFQRGDQLFRMRAVKDPLQIGFHLSATVVPPQMVPPKGAYNVAVMFDRCRVTSCSCTCGAGAKWCTHVVALCLFRIHNASAVCLRAPVSESLSRLQRDQLQKFAQYLISELPQQILPTAQRLLDELLSSQSTAINTVCGAPDPTAGPSASDQSTWYLDESTLTDNIKKTLHKFCGPSPVVFSDVNSMYLSSTEPPAAAEWACLLRPLRGREPEGVWNLLSIVREMFKRRDSNAAPLLEILTDQCLTYEQITGWWYSVRTSASHSSASGHTGRSNGQSEVAAHACASMCDEMVTLWRLAVLDPALSPQRRRELCAQLRQWQLKVIENVKRGQHKKTLERLFPGFRPAVEACYFNWEEAYPLPGVTYSGTDRKLALCWARALPPRPGASRSGGLEESRDRSRPLPTEPAVRPKEPGAKRKGLGEGVPSSQRGPRRLSTEGGDKALHKMGPGGGKAKALGGSGSGSKGSAGSVSKRRLSSEDSSLEPDLAEMSLDDSSLALGAEASTFGGFPESPPPCHPSGVSRGPSAFLPEPPDTYEEDGGVYFSEGPEPPTASAGPPGLLPGEVCTRDELPSTDESGNGLSKTKEAAPAVGEEDDDYQAYYLNAQDGAGGEEEKAEGGAGEEHDLFAGLKPLEQESRMEVLFACAEALHAHGYSSEASRLTVELAQDLLANPPDLKGKKNKVSTSRQTWVATNTLTKAAFLLTVLSERPEHHNLAFRVGMFALELQRPPASTKALEVKLAYQESEVATLLKKIPLGPSEMSTMRCRAEELREGTLCDYRPVLPLMLASFIFDVLCAPVVSPTGSRPPSRNWSNEMPGDEELGFEAAVAALGMKTTVSEAEHPLLCEGTRREKGDLALSLMITYKDDQAKLKKILDKLLDRESQTHKPQTLSSFYSSSRPAAASQRSPSKHGGPSAPGALQPLTSGSAAAAQPGSVAGAGPGPTEGFTEKNVLESSPHSPCEGLPSEAALTPRPEGKVPSRLALGSRGGYNGRGWGSPGRPKKKHTGMASIDSSAPETTSDSSPTLSRRPLRGGWAPTSWGRGQDSDSISSSSSDSLGSSSSSGSRRASASGGARAKTVEVGRYKGRRPESHAPHVPNQPSEAAAHFYFELAKTVLIKAGGNSSTSIFTHPSSSGGHQGPHRNLHLCAFEIGLYALGLHNFVSPNWLSRTYSSHVSWITGQAMEIGSAALTILVECWDGHLTPPEVASLADRASRARDSNMVRAAAELALSCLPHAHALNPNEIQRALVQCKEQDNLMLEKACMAVEEAAKGGGVYPEVLFEVAHQWFWLYEQTAGGSSTAREGATSCSASGIRAAGEAGRGLPEGRGGPGTEPVTVAAAAAAVTAAATVVPVISVGSSLYPGPGLGHGHSPGLHPYTALQPHLPCSPQYLTHPAHPAHPLPHMPRPAVFPVPSSAYPQGVHPAFLGAQYPYSVTPPSLAATAVSFPVPSMAPITVHPYHTEPGLPLPTSVALSSVHPASTFPAIQGASLPALTTQPSPLVSGGFPPPEEETHSQPVNPHSLHHLHAAYRVGMLALEMLGRRAHNDHPNNFSRSPPYTDDVKWLLGLAAKLGVNYVHQFCVGAAKGVLSPFVLQEIVMETLQRLSPAHAHNHLRAPAFHQLVQRCQQAYMQYIHHRLIHLTPADYDDFVNAIRSARSAFCLTPMGMMQFNDILQNLKRSKQTKELWQRVSLEMTTFSP, from the exons ATGGAGCTGATGTTCGCCGAGTGGGAGGACGGCGAGCGCTTCTCATTCGAGGATTCGGACCGCTTTGAGGAGGATTCCCTCTGCTCCTTCATCTCCGAGGCCGAGAGCCTCTGCCAGAACTGGCGGGGATGGCGCAAACAGTCGGCGGGGCCCAACTCTCCTACCGGCGGCGGGGGCggaggtggcggcggcggcaCCAGAATGCGAG ATGGACTGGTGATCCCACTGGTGGAGCTGTCAGCAAAGCAGGTGGCATTTCACATCCCATTTGAAGTGGTGGAGAAGGTGTACCCCCCAGTGCCCGAGCAGCTGCAGCTCCGAATTGCTTTTTGGAGCTTCCCTGAGAATGAAGAGGACATTCG GCTGTATTCATGTCTGGCCAATGGCAGCGCGGACGAGTTCCAGCGAGGGGATCAGCTGTTCCGCATGCGGGCTGTGAAGGACCCACTACAGATAG GGTTCCACCTGAGTGCTACAGTGGTACCGCCTCAGATGGTCCCTCCTAAAGGGGCCTACAACGTGGCCGTGATGTTTGACCGCTGCCGGGTCACTTCCTGTAGCTGTACCTGTGGGGCTGGGGCCAAATGGTGCACCCACGTCGTGGCCCTCTGTCTCTTCCGCATCCACAAC GCTTCCGCAGTGTGCCTGCGTGCCCCAGTCTCCGAGTCCCTGTCTCGGCTGCAGAGGGACCAGCTGCAGAAGTTTGCTCAGTACCTCATCAGTGAGCTTCCTCAGCAG ATTCTTCCCACAGCCCAGCGTCTCCTGGATGAGCTCCTTTCTTCCCAGTCCACCGCCATCAACACAGTGTGTGGAGCCCCAG ACCCcacggcagggccctctgcctcggACCAGAGCACCTGGTATTTGGATGAGTCCACGCTCACCGACAACATCAAGAAGACTCTGCACAAGTTCTGCGGCCCCTCCCCCGTGGTCTTCAG TGATGTGAACTCAATGTATCTGTCTTCCACGGAGCCTCCGGCCGCTGCTGAATGGGCATGTCTGCTGCGCCCTCTGAGGGGCCGCGAACCCGAGGGCGTCTGGAACCTGCTGAGCATTGTGCGGGAGATGTTCAAGCGGAGGGACAGCAATGCTGCCCCGCTGTTGGAAATCCTCACTGACCAGTGCCTCACCTACGAACAG ATAACAGGCTGGTGGTACAGCGTGCGCACCTCAGCCTCACACAGCAGCGCCAGCGGGCACACAGGCCGCAGCAATGGGCAGTCAGAGGTGGCAGCCCACGCGTGCGCCAGCATGTGTGATGAGATGGTCACACTGTGGAGGCTGGCCGTGTTGGACCCTGCACTCAGCCCCCAGCG CCGCCGGGAATTGTGTGCGCAGCTGCGCCAGTGGCAGCTGAAGGTGATTGAGAACGTAAAGCGGGGACAGCACAAGAAGACCCTGGAGAGGctcttccctggcttccggcCAGCCGTGGAGGCCTGCTACTTCAACTGGGAAGAGGCCTACCCACTTCCTGGTGTTACCTACAGCGGCACTGACCGGAAGCTGGCACTCTGCTGGGCCCGGGCCCTGCCCCCTCGGCCAGGTGCCTCCCGTTCTGGGGGCCTGGAGGAATCCCGCGATCGGTCCCGACCTCTTCCCACTGAGCCAGCTGTGCGGCCTAAGGAGCCTGGGGCCAAGCGCAAGGGATTGGGTGAGGGGGTTCCCTCATCGCAGCGGGGTCCCCGCCGCCTCTCCACTGAAGGGGGAGATAAGGCTCTGCATAAGATGGGTCCAGGTGGGGGAAAAGCCAAGGCACTGGGAGGGTCTGGCAGTGGCAGCAAGGGCTCGGCAGGCAGCGTGAGTAAGCGACGGCTGAGCAGTGAGGACAGCTCCCTGGAGCCAGATCTGGCGGAGATGAGCCTGGATGacagcagcctggccctgggtgcAGAAGCCAGCACCTTTGGTGGATTTCCCGAGAGCCCTCCACCCTGCCATCCCTCTGGTGTGTCTCGAGGGCCTTCCGCCTTCCTTCCTGAGCCCCCAGATACTTACGAAGAAGATGGGGGCGTGTACTTCTCGGAGGGGCCTGAGCCTCCCACAGCCTCTGCTgggccccctggcctgctgcctggGGAGGTCTGCACCCGGGATGAACTCCCTTCCACAGATGAGAGTGGCAATGGGCTCTCCAAAACCAAAGAGGCAGCCCCAGCAGTTGGAGAGGAAGATGACGACTACCAGGCTTATTATCTGAATGCCCAGGACGGGGCTGGGGGCGAGGAGGAGAAGgccgagggcggggctggggaggagcacGACCTGTTTGCCGGGCTAAAGCCGCTGGAACAGGAGAGCCGCATGGAG GTATTATTTGCCTGTGCTGAGGCCCTGCATGCGCACGGCTATAGCAGTGAGGCCTCTCGCCTCACGGTGGAGCTTGCCCAGGACCTGCTAGCCAACCCACCCGACCTCAAG GGCAAGAAGAACAAGGTATCCACAAGCCGTCAGACATGGGTGGCTACCAACACCCTGACCAAGGCAGCCTTCCTGTTGACGGTGCTAAGTGAGCGCCCAGAGCATCATAACCTGGCCTTCCGAGTTGGCATGTTTGCCTTGGAGCTACAGCGGCCCCCAGCTTCTACCAAGGCCTTGGAG GTGAAGCTGGCATACCAGGAGTCTGAGGTGGCCACTCTACTCAAGAAGATCCCTCTGGGTCCCAGTGAGATGAGTACCATGCGGTGTCGAGCTGAAGAGCTTCGGGAAGGGACGCTCTGTGACTATCGGCCTGTGTTGCCCCTCATGTTGGCCAGTTTCATCTTTGATGTTCTCTGTGCTCCAG TGGTTTCTCCCACGGGTTCCCGGCCCCCAAGTCGCAACTGGAGCAATGAGATGCCTGGGGATGAGGAACTGGGATTCGAAGCAGCAGTTGCTGCCTTGG GCATGAAGACAACTGTAAGCGAGGCAGAACATCCCCTCCTGTGTGAAGGCACACGTCGGGAGAAGGGTGACCTGGCATTATCGCTGATGATCACTTACAAGGACGACCAGGCCAAGCTCAAGAAG ATCTTGGATAAACTTTTGGACCGAGAGAGCCAGACCCATAAGCCACAGACGTTGAGTTCTTTCTACTCATCTAGTCGCCCAGCAGCCGCCAGCCAGAGGTCTCCGTCAAAGCACGGGGGCCCGTCTGcccctggggccctgcaaccactgACCTCAGGCTCTGCAGCAGCTGCTCAGCCAGGGagtgtggcaggggctgggccaggccccactgAGGGCTTCACAGAGAAGAATGTGCTTG AAAGTTCCCCCCATTCCCCCTgtgaaggtcttccatctgaggcAGCTTTGACTCCAAGGCCGGAGGGGAAGGTTCCCAGCCGCCTGGCACTTGGCAGTCGAGGAGGCTACAATGGACGGGGCTGGGGCTCCCCAGGGCGGCCTAAGAAGAAGCATACAG GCATGGCCAGCATTGACAGCAGTGCCCCTGAAACAACATCGGACAGCTCCCCCACCTTAAGCCGGAGGCCACTTCGAGGGGGCTGGGCCCCCACTTCCTGGGGTCGAGGACAAGACAGTGACAGCATTAGCAGCTCTTCCTCAGACTCCCTGGGCTCCTCATCCTCCAGTGGAAGTCGCCGAGCCAGTGCCAGTGGAGGGGCCCGGGCCAAGACGGTTGAGGTTGGCAG GTACAAGGGCCGCCGCCCCGAGAGTCATGCCCCCCATGTACCCAATCAGCCATCAGAGGCAGCTGCACACTTCTACTTCGAGCTGGCGAAGACGGTGCTGATCAAGGCAGGGGGCAACAGCAGCACTTCCATTTTCACACATCCATCTTCCTCAGGGGGCCACCAGGGTCCTCACCGCAACCTGCACCTTTGCGCCTTCGAGATTGGGCTTTATGCCCTTGGCCTGCACAACTTTGTCTCTCCCAACTGGCTCTCCCGTACCTATTCTTCCCACGTTTCTTGGATTACAG GCCAGGCAATGGAGATCGGCAGCGCAGCCCTGACTATACTGGTAGAGTGCTGGGATGGACATCTGACACCCCCTGAGGTGGCGTCACTGGCTGACAGGGCATCACGGGCACGAGACTCCAATATGGTGAGGGCGGCAGCAGAGTTGGCCCTGAGCTGCCTGCCTCATGCCCATGCGCTGAACCCCAATGAGATCCAGCGGGCCCTGGTGCAGTGCAAGGAGCAG GACAACCTGATGTTGGAGAAGGCCTGCATGGCAGTGGAAGAGGCGGCTAAGGGTGGGGGCGTATACCCCGAAGTGTTGTTTGAGGTTGCTCACCAGTGGTTCTGGCTATATGAGCAAACAGCAGGTGGCTCATCCACAGCCCGTGAAGGGGCTACAAGCTGTAGTGCCAGTGGGATTAGggcagctggggaggctgggcGGGGGCTGCCTGAGGGCAGGGGGGGCCCAGGGACTGAGCCAGTTACAGtggcagcggcggcagcagcagtgACAGCAGCAGCCACAGTAGTGCCAGTCATCTCAGTCGGGTCCAGTTTATATCCAGGTCCAGGTCTGGGGCATGGTCACTCTCCTGGCCTGCACCCCTACACTGCTCTACAGCCCCACCTACCCTGTAGCCCTCAGTACCTCACACACCCAGCTCACCCTGCCCACCCCTTGCCTCATATGCCCCGGCCTGCTGTCTTCCCTGTGCCCAGCTCTGCATACCCACAG GGTGTGCATCCTGCATTCCTGGGGGCTCAGTACCCTTACTCGGTGACTCCTCCCTCACTTGCTGCCACTGCTGTGTCTTTCCCCGTCCCTTCCATGGCACCCATCACAGTACATCCCTACCATACAGAGCCAGGGCTGCCACTGCCCACCAGTGTGGCCT TGAGCAGCGTCCATCCAGCATCTACATTTCCAGCCATCCAGGGTGCCTCACTGCCTGCCCTGACCACACAGCCCAGCCCTCTGGTGAGCGGGGGCTTTCCACCGCCCGAGGAGGAGACTCACAGTCAACCGGTCAATCCGCACAGCCTGCACCACCTGCACGCTGCCTACCGTGTCG GGATGCTGGCGTTGGAGATGCTGGGTCGCCGGGCACACAACGATCACCCCAACAACTTCTCCCGCTCTCCCCCATACACTGATGATGTCAAATGGTTGCTGGGGCTGGCAGCAAAGCTGG gagtGAACTACGTGCACCAGTTCTGTGTGGGGGCAGCCAAGGGGGTGCTGAGCCCGTTTGTGCTGCAGGAGATCGTCATGGAGACGCTGCAGCGGCTGAGCCCTGCTCACGCCCACAACCATCTGCGTGCCCCGGCCTTCCACCAACTGGTGCAGCGCTGCCAGCAGGCATACATGCAG TACATCCACCACCGCTTGATCCACCTGACCCCTGCCGACTACGACGACTTTGTGAATGCGATCCGCAGTGCCCGCAGCGCCTTCTGCCTGACACCCATGGGCATGATGCAGTTCAACGACATCCTGCAGAACCTCAAACGCAGCAAACAGACCAAGGAGCTGTGGCAGCGGGTCTCACTCGAGATGACCACCTTCTCCCCCTGA